In Pseudomonadota bacterium, a single window of DNA contains:
- the pyk gene encoding pyruvate kinase, producing the protein MRETKIICTIGPKTASFDMLQRLAASGMNIARLNMSHGSPDWHMAVIRNIKRLNKKNGTSIAILLDTKGPEVRTGDVKTDIVLARGDNLTLTVRRQAELEPYCVEVSYDGFVNEVEKNDIVLIDGGMLSFRVREIRGKDVLCECLEDGVLTSRRHINIRGKSADLPSITEKDWQDIDFAIENSVDFIALSFVRGPESIADVQQYLQDRKSPIDIIAKIESAEAVPQLNNIIGVADGVMIARGDLGSELPCEEVPLLQDAIIKKCRAASKPVIVATHMLESMIINPTPTRAEVTDITYAVQQGTDAIMLSGETATGKYPFKALEIMDAVACRIERHMGQDTTVRVSITSNPKEEIARSAAILNNNLKAVGTIVITRRGIMAALLSRCRPVAPIFAFTNTTHVRRRLGIYWGVHAFRLKFSKDPETTIQRAVEQLLRKNIIHPGDRIIVLSDILAGGEFVETVQVRTIPKTTG; encoded by the coding sequence ATGCGTGAAACAAAAATCATCTGCACCATCGGACCCAAAACGGCATCCTTTGACATGCTGCAACGTCTTGCTGCAAGCGGCATGAACATTGCCCGGCTCAACATGTCTCATGGTTCTCCTGACTGGCACATGGCGGTCATTCGAAATATCAAGCGGCTCAACAAAAAAAACGGCACATCAATTGCCATCCTTCTTGATACAAAGGGGCCTGAAGTCCGCACCGGTGATGTCAAGACTGATATTGTCCTTGCCAGAGGCGATAATCTGACCCTCACTGTAAGACGCCAGGCCGAGCTTGAGCCCTATTGTGTGGAAGTGAGTTATGATGGTTTTGTCAATGAGGTTGAAAAGAATGACATTGTCCTTATCGATGGTGGCATGCTGAGTTTTCGGGTGAGGGAAATACGCGGAAAAGACGTCCTTTGTGAATGCTTGGAAGACGGGGTCCTGACCTCAAGACGGCATATCAATATACGGGGCAAAAGTGCCGATCTGCCCTCCATTACCGAGAAGGACTGGCAGGATATTGATTTCGCTATTGAAAACAGTGTGGACTTCATCGCCCTTTCCTTTGTCCGGGGGCCGGAATCCATCGCTGATGTGCAGCAGTATCTGCAGGACAGGAAATCCCCCATCGATATTATCGCCAAGATCGAAAGTGCCGAGGCCGTTCCGCAACTGAACAATATCATCGGCGTGGCCGACGGGGTGATGATCGCCCGTGGTGATCTGGGGTCCGAATTGCCCTGTGAAGAAGTGCCTCTCCTCCAGGACGCCATAATAAAAAAATGCCGAGCGGCCAGCAAACCGGTAATCGTTGCCACCCACATGCTGGAATCGATGATTATCAACCCGACACCAACCCGGGCGGAAGTGACGGACATAACTTACGCGGTCCAACAGGGAACCGATGCCATCATGCTTTCCGGGGAAACGGCAACCGGAAAGTATCCTTTCAAGGCCCTTGAAATAATGGATGCAGTGGCCTGCAGGATTGAGCGGCATATGGGCCAGGACACCACTGTCCGTGTGTCGATCACCAGCAACCCGAAAGAAGAAATAGCCCGGAGTGCCGCCATCCTCAACAATAATCTCAAGGCAGTCGGCACCATTGTCATAACCAGGCGCGGCATAATGGCCGCACTCCTGTCCAGGTGCCGGCCGGTTGCTCCGATCTTTGCCTTCACCAACACTACCCATGTCCGTCGTCGACTTGGCATTTACTGGGGAGTCCATGCCTTTCGTCTCAAATTTTCCAAAGATCCGGAAACCACCATTCAACGTGCGGTGGAACAACTGCTCAGGAAAAACATCATTCATCCCGGTGATCGGATTATTGTCCTCTCCGATATTCTGGCCGGCGGAGAATTTGTCGAGACTGTCCAGGTGCGGACTATTCCCAAGACAACCGGTTGA